The Micromonospora krabiensis genome window below encodes:
- a CDS encoding 2-keto-4-pentenoate hydratase has translation MNVDIEAANRELAEARSSGKPCAPLRGRLLPEGDVEAAYRVQQLQARAWQGRGERRVGAKIGLTSRAVQEAFGVFQPDFGILTDVMAVADGAEVAIGRLLQPRVEAEIAFVLGADLPDERITTVDLIRAVDHVLPAIEIVDSRIADWDISIVDTVADNASSGLFVLGTTPRRVADVDLRLCGMVLDHAGEPVSVGAGAACLGNPLHALAWLAGTLARSGDPLKAGDVVLSGALGPMVPVTPGAAYEARISGVGSVRTCFSKEAQ, from the coding sequence AGCAGCGGGAAGCCGTGCGCTCCGCTGCGCGGACGGCTGCTGCCGGAGGGGGACGTCGAGGCGGCGTACCGGGTACAGCAGCTCCAGGCGCGGGCCTGGCAGGGGCGTGGCGAGCGCCGGGTGGGCGCGAAGATCGGGCTGACCTCGCGGGCGGTGCAGGAGGCCTTCGGGGTCTTCCAGCCCGACTTCGGGATCCTCACCGACGTCATGGCGGTCGCCGACGGCGCCGAGGTGGCGATCGGCCGGCTGCTGCAGCCGCGGGTGGAGGCGGAGATCGCCTTCGTGCTCGGCGCGGACCTGCCCGACGAGCGGATCACCACCGTCGACCTGATCCGGGCGGTCGACCACGTGCTACCGGCGATCGAGATCGTCGACTCGCGGATCGCCGACTGGGACATCTCCATCGTGGACACCGTCGCCGACAACGCCTCCAGTGGGCTGTTCGTGCTCGGCACCACGCCCCGCCGGGTGGCGGACGTGGACCTTCGGCTGTGCGGGATGGTCCTGGACCACGCGGGGGAGCCCGTCTCGGTCGGCGCCGGGGCGGCCTGCCTCGGCAACCCGCTGCACGCGCTGGCGTGGCTGGCCGGCACGCTGGCCCGCTCCGGCGACCCGTTGAAGGCCGGGGACGTGGTGCTCTCCGGCGCGCTCGGCCCGATGGTGCCGGTCACCCCCGGCGCCGCGTACGAGGCCCGGATCTCCGGTGTCGGGTCGGTGCGGACCTGTTTCTCCAAGGAGGCCCAGTGA
- a CDS encoding acetaldehyde dehydrogenase (acetylating): protein MTVGVAVIGSGNIGTDLMIKVLRLSDSLRMVAMAGIDPASDGLARARRLGVATTAQGVDGLVAMPEFADVELVFDATSAGAHRRHDEVLRAHGRTVVDLTPAAIGPYVVPPVNLDEHLHEANVNMVTCGGQATVPIVAAVGRVTPVGYGEIVASIASKSAGPGTRANIDEFTETTARAIEVVGGAERGKAIIVLNPADPPLLMRDTVYCLCPDVDADRAAIAASVADMVATVQEYVPGYRLKQDVQFDRVDTYVPSLGRHLVGLQVSVFLEVSGAGHYLPAYAGNLDIMTSAALRTAERLVALRSTAPGALEVTA, encoded by the coding sequence GTGACCGTCGGTGTGGCGGTGATCGGTTCCGGCAACATCGGCACCGACCTGATGATCAAGGTGCTGCGGCTCAGTGACAGCCTGCGGATGGTCGCGATGGCCGGCATCGACCCGGCCTCCGACGGCCTGGCCCGGGCTCGGCGGCTCGGCGTGGCGACCACCGCCCAGGGCGTGGACGGGCTCGTGGCGATGCCCGAGTTCGCCGACGTCGAGCTGGTCTTCGACGCCACGTCGGCGGGCGCGCACCGCCGGCACGACGAGGTGCTGCGCGCGCACGGCCGCACGGTGGTCGACCTGACGCCGGCCGCGATCGGCCCGTACGTGGTGCCGCCGGTCAACCTCGACGAGCACCTGCACGAGGCCAACGTCAACATGGTGACCTGCGGCGGTCAGGCCACCGTGCCGATCGTCGCCGCGGTCGGCCGGGTCACCCCGGTCGGGTACGGGGAGATCGTCGCCTCGATCGCGTCGAAGTCCGCCGGGCCGGGCACCCGGGCGAACATCGACGAGTTCACCGAGACCACCGCCCGCGCCATCGAGGTGGTCGGCGGCGCCGAGCGCGGCAAGGCGATCATCGTGCTCAACCCGGCCGACCCGCCTCTGCTGATGCGCGATACCGTCTACTGCCTCTGCCCGGACGTCGACGCCGACCGGGCCGCCATCGCCGCCTCGGTGGCGGACATGGTGGCCACGGTGCAGGAGTACGTGCCGGGCTACCGGCTCAAGCAGGACGTGCAGTTCGACCGCGTCGACACGTACGTCCCGTCGCTGGGGCGGCACCTGGTCGGCCTCCAGGTCTCCGTCTTCCTGGAGGTCTCCGGCGCCGGGCACTACCTGCCCGCGTACGCCGGAAACCTGGACATCATGACCTCGGCCGCGCTGCGGACCGCGGAGCGGCTGGTGGCTCTCCGGTCGACGGCGCCGGGCGCGCTGGAGGTGACCGCGTGA